The Paenibacillus sp. FSL H7-0357 nucleotide sequence GCGAAATTAACAACAATATCAAAAAAACAAAGAACCTGTCATTTCCTTCAAACATACCTGTAATGATTTTTACTACAAAACCGGACAAAGTGAATGAAGAAGGCAAATCCAACATTACCTTTTACGAAACCCAGCTGAAGAATGTAGCTTCTAACAAGCTCGTCGTATTGGAAGGGCATCATTATCTGCATTGGACCCATTCCAAGAAGATTTCAGAGGAAGTAAATGAATTCCTCGCTGCATATGCAGGGAACAAATAGTATAACAAGTGAGCCGCTTCAACAAATAAGTCAAGCACCTCTTACTAGAGGGGCTTGGCTTTTGCAATTCCTGCCTAGAATTTTTTCTTGTGATAAAGTTGCTCTCGACTAAAACAGCAATATAAGCGAATATAAATAAAGCAATACTAAAAACTAGAAACAACCTATGGGGGTACATATATGAGAAAGCCAATTATTGCCGTGGATATGGATGATACGATCTGTCATCTGGTTAAGCGGGCGATTTACCATAACAACAATGATTTCCCTACGCATCTGCTGCGGTATGAAGATATGCTTGATTGGGATACCGATCATCTGCGCCATCCGGATTGCACTCAGGAAATCTTCTACGGACGGCCCGGATTGTTTGAGGAGCTTGAAGTGTTCGACGAACATGTCGTCGGGGAGATGGAGAAGCTGCATAACGCTTATGATGTAATTATCGTTACGGCTGCACAGCCGAAGACAGTCATCGAGAAGTGGAACTGGCTTCAGAAGCATATGCCTTTTATTCCAATTGAGAACTTCTTCCCTTGCAAGCGGAAGACGCTGATTAACTACGATCTGCTCATTGATGACGGGGTACATAATTTGGTGCCAGCATTGCAGGAGGGAAGGAAAGTACTCTGCATTCCACATCCTTGGAACCTGAAGGCCCGGGAGCAATATGCATTTCCGCTGCTTACCACCTGGCAAGGTGCCAAAGAGCAGGTTGATCTAATCCTCGGGGGTCAGCCCGTTTCATCTTAATACAATCTTAATACCACAGCCAAAGTTGTAACACTATGCAGATTTTGCTCATGATATACTAGCGCTAAAAGCGAAGATATTGAAAAAGGGGTAGCCAAATGGCAACAAACTGCACCGGCTCAGCTTCCGAATTTGAGCAGATTCCAGACCTGCCGGAAGAGAAAAGACTTGGAAGACTGAAAATATTCTTCGGTTACGCAGCAGGTGTCGGCAAGACTTGTGCCATGCTGAGTGCTGCCCATGAGGAACAAAAAGCCGGAATTGATGTTGCTGCAGGCTGTATTGAGTCTCATCACAGGCCGGAGACGCTGATTCTGCTCAAGGGTCTGGAGCTTATGCCGCCACTGGAAGTCACCCATAACGGTATCCTTACAGAGGAGTTTGATCTGGACCGTGCGATCCGGAGAAGACCTGATCTTATCCTTCTGGATGATCTGGCTCATATCAATGCGGCTGGCAGCAGGCATAAAAAAAGATATCAGGACATAAGCGAGCTGCTTCGCGCAGGAATCCATGTCTATACGACTATTAATGTGCAGCATATTGAAAGCCTGCAGGATGTAGTCGCTTCAATAACCGGCATTTCTGTAGAGGAGCGTATTCCTGATAGTGTATTCGATAGTGCCGATCAGGTTGAACTGGTTGATATTGAACCTGATGATTTGATCGACCGCCTGAACAAGGGGAACATTTATCCGGATGAAGAAGCACAAAGGGCAAATGCTCATTTGTATATCAAAGAAAAACTGACTGCCTTGCGTGAGATTGCACTGCGGTACACGGCAAATCAATTGAACAGAATCGCTTCACACATCGGTACTCAGGTAAAAACCAACGAATATTATGCCAAAGACCATGTCCTGGTCTGCCTTTCTTCGGCGGCTACCAATAAAAAGGTGATCCGCACGGCGGCGAGAATGGCGGAGGCTTTTCACGGGGAATTCACCGCATTGTTTGTGGAGACACCGAAGACGCAAAAGCTAACCCAGAAAAACAAGGCGGAACTTAGAGCGAACTTTAGGCTTGCAGAGCAGCTTGGCGCACAAATTGCCACAGTCTATGGAGAAGATATCCCTGGACAGATTGCGGAGTATGCCAAAGCAAGCCGGGTTTCGAAGATCGTGGTGGGGCGCTCCCATAACAAAAAGAAGTGGTTTGCAAAAGCGAATTTGGCCGATAAGCTGACCGCATCTGCACCCAATATCGACATTTATATTATTCCGGACACCCAGCCTACGTTCTATAAAAGATTTCCGCAATATGTGAGCTATCCCGAGCTGTCACTGGCTGACACAGCCAAGACGACTGGAATTCTGGTTGTCTGCACCTTAATCGGACTGTGGTTTAATTATCTCGGTTTCAGGGAAGCAAATATCATCACGGTCTATATTCTGGGTGTGCTGCTCAATGCGATGGTTACCGGAGGCCGGCTGTACAGCGCTGTGTCTTCGGTTGTTAGTGTGCTTGTGTTTAATTACTTTTTTACCAAACCTTATTTTTCTTTACAGGCGTATGGTTCGGGTTATCCGGTTACCTTCCTGGTGATGCTGTCGGCTTCCTTTATCACAAGCACTCTGACAATGCGGGTAAAAGAGCAGGCCCGGCAATCCGCGCAAAAGGCTTATCGGACAGAGGTGCTTCTGGAGACAAGCCGTAAACTGCAGCAGGCGAAAGACACCACGGCAATCATTCATGAGACGGCACAGCAAATGGTGAAGCTGCTGGACAGAACGATTATCTTTTATCCGGTGCAGCAAGACAGCTTATCTGAGCCGCTCGTTTTTTTAAAGGAAGAGTCGGCTGTAGATCCTCAAGAGTTTTCGGGCGGAAATGAACAAGCGGTTGCGGACTGGGTCTATAAGAATAACAAACGGGCCGGGGCTACCACAGATACCTTCTCTGCCGCCAGTTGCTTGTATCATGCGGTGCGGGGAGGAGATTGCGTATTTGCAGTGGCAGCCATCGCCATGGATAAGGAAGACCCGCTGGAGGTTTTTGAGAAAAGTCTGATGATTGCGATGCTGGGAGAATGTGCGCTGGCGCTGGAAAAAGAAATGCTAAACGAAAAACAAAAAGAAATCTCGATCCAAATTCAGCAGGAACAGCTGCGGGCGAACCTGCTGCGGGGAATCTCCCATGATTTGCGTACCCCCCTGACCAGTATATCCGGCAATGCGGGAATCCTCATCGGAAACTCCAAGGTGCTGAGCGAGGAACAGAAGAAGGGGCTGTACACCGATATTTATGATGATTCCATGTGGCTTATTAATCTGGTGGAGAACCTGCTGTCCATTACCCGGATTGATAATGGGTCATTAAATCTGAATATGCAGGGAGAGCTTCTGGAGGAAGTTATTGCGGAAGCTTTGCTTCATATTCATCGAAGCAGCATAGATCATATGATCAGCACCGTACTTGATGAAGAGCTGCTTATGGCTAAAATGGATTCCCGGCTGATTATTCAGGTCCTGATCAATATTGTCGACAACGCAATTAAATATACCGGGACCGGGTCGCATATTACAGTCTCGGCGAGACGCGATAAAGAAATGGTCAGTGTAGAGATTTCCGATGACGGTCCCGGTATCCCGGAGGAAGCGAAGGCTAAGCTGTTTGACATGTTCTATACGGCGGATAATATCCGCGGAGATGGCCGCCGCGGACTGGGACTCGGGCTTTCATTGTGTAAATCTATTGTAACTGCTCATGGAGGCACAATAAGTGTGAAAGATAATGTTCCGCAAGGTACAGTGTTCCGCTTTACCCTGCAGGCCGTGGAGGTGGTTGTTCATGAATAAGCCTTTAATTCTTGTCGTCGAGGATGACAAGCCCATCCGCAAATTGATTACTACAACACTGGAGACGCAGGGCTATAAGTACCATACAGCTGAAACAGGCCAGGCCTCGATTCTGGAGGCGGTCTCCAAGCAGCCGGATATTATGATACTGGACCTCGGACTTCCCGATATGGATGGCGTAGATATTATAAAGAAGGTTCGGGCATGGTCGAATATCCCGATTATTGTGGTCAGCGCCCGCAGTGAAGACCGGGACAAAATCGACGCGCTGGATGCAGGCGCAGACGATTATCTGACCAAACCCTTCAGCGTGGAAGAGCTGCTGGCGAGGCTCCGGGTCAGCCTGCGGCGTATCCGGTACGATAGTGACAAGCTGCTGAAGGATGCATCTATTTTTACTAACGGAAGTCTCAGAATCGATTATTCGGCAGGCATCGTATTGTTGGACGAAGAAGAAATCCACCTCACTCCCATTGAATACAAGCTAATCTGCCTGCTGGCCAAAAATGTGGGAAAAGTATTGACCCATAATTACATCCTGCATGAAGTCTGGGGCAGTCATACCTATGACATCCCTGCCTTGCGTGTATTTATGGCGACTCTGAGAAAGAAAATAGAGAAGCTGCCTTCTCAGCCAAAGTACATTCAAACCCATATCGGAGTTGGTTACCGTATGCTGCAGGTTGGCGACGATACAAAGTGACCTGAGTTAACGCTTAGAATTCATAAAAATGTCAGCGTAGACCTGGAAGAATTTAACGAGAAATTTCAAAGCACCCATTCTACTAGGGCGTGTCTTCAAACCGCTTCACCCGCAAGGTGTGTGTGCTTCCGGAAAGTGTATTCCTGGCTCTGAGCATGAACGGACCGAGTTGCACTTATTTGGAGCTATTAGCCTGATACAGGAGGACATCGGACTCCAGCGCAGTTATTTCTCCCTGATGGCCGCTTTTTGATAGAATATAGAGCTGATAAGGTCGTCTGGGTCCGCAAAAGAGATTAAACAGGGGTTTTACTCTCCATAGCGTCTCCTGAGTCCTTCCCTCGTAATTAAGAGGGATTCTCACGAATGCTCACTCATTCGCAGGATTTCATCGCTATGAAGCGGTGGAGATGGTTGGCTTACGATGGAAATTGAACCGTCGAGCGGTTAGCGGGCGGGCGGGAACAGAAGCAACGCATGACGTGCCTTTAGATCGTCGATATCCTGCACACTCCACTTGGCCCACGGAGGTTCACCCTCCCAGATCTCAACGGGTCTACGCCCTCACATTCCTTCGTTACACCTGTCCATGGCGTGGAGACCGATAGCGTTTACTTAACGGGTCAATGCCCTTACGGACTCAAGCACTCGGTTCTCTTATGCATATATGCTGTACAATCCTGCGAATAAGTCAATTCTCGTGGTTCGGGTTTACGCGGCAACCGGGGCTGCAAGTGCACTGCGGTATGTTTCCCCTCGCTGCACCATGCCGATCAGAATACGAGCCAGCTTGCCAATCAGTTTAAAAAGCGACGCCTGCTTCTTCATACCCTGCGCCTGGTTGTGCGCATGCCACCGCTTGAAATCGGGGTTTTGCCGCACGAGATTCAGCATCCCCCAGTATAAGTGTTTGCGGAGCGTACTGTCGCCGCGTTTGGAGAGCTTGATTTGTCCTTTGAATTTGCCGGAGGTGCACTCGGCCAGATTCAGGCCGGCTCGCCGCAACAATTGCCTGCCATGCGCATAGAGGCGCAAGTCGCCAGCTGAAGCCAGAATGGCTGCCAGCGTCATGTTTCCAAGCCCGCAGATGCTCCGCAACTGCTCGGCCAAGGGGATCTCCGTCAAGATAGATTGGATGGCCTCATCCATTTCGCCGAGCATAGCGACCACGTGCTCATAGGTTTGAAGCAGGCGGCGGATGTCTTGCCGCGCTTCTTCCGTTGCCCTCGTATCGCCAATACTGTGCGTTGCTGCTGCCAGCAAGGCCGCCGCCTTAGCTCTGCCGCTGACGCCAGAAGCACGTCTCATCCCTTGCTTACGCCAATGGTCAATGACTTCGTCGATGCTCAGTCTCTTTAGGTCACACGGCATAGGGCAAGCGTGGAGCGACGCCAGCGACCTTAGCACCGTCCAGTCCGGGAAGACTTGGCGAAATTCCGGGAAGTAAAGGTCTATCCAGCGAACGATCCGGTTGCCCAGGCTTGTCGATTGTTTGACCCAATACTCTCTATCGCTCATGAGCGTCTTTAACCGTTCGAATACGGCTGCCTGAGTAACGTAGTCTGTGTAATAGCCACGGCTTACGACGTCCGCAATGACAAGCGCATCCTTGGGGTCGTTCTTGGATGGACTATTGTCCCGGTTCTCTTTGTTGCGGTGAGTCGTCACTGGATTGACCAACACCACCTCGATCCCTTGCTGAAGCAGCCAATTGGCGAGGTTAAACCAGTAATGGCCGGTGGGCTCCAGACCGATTAGAAGGGATGTCAGCCGATGCTTCGACTGAGCTTCCCTTACCCAGCGCAAAAACTTCTCAAAGCCTTCCAGTGTGTTAGGGAAAGACAGGTGACGGGGAGTGAGCGAACGTCCGCGAAAATCGGTCATCTGTGCGGCGTGTGCATCCTTAGCGATGTCGATCCCGACCACTGCATGCTGCATGCTAATTCGTTCAATGCGTTGATTTGTCCTATCGTTTCGGTTAGACTTCATAGTAAGCGCCTCCTGATGGGTTTTTAGGGCTGTAGACCCCTTACACCCCCATCATACGAGGCGCTCTTGTTTTTGTCTAAGCTGAAAACTTAGCGTATACAGGAATGTTTACGAGTAAATGAATCCGCTACGGGCTTTTAGGGTCCCTACTTTCAATTTGTTTTGTAATTATAATCATGTGTTAAAATGGTAATGTTACAATAATATAGGATAGGAGGGTAGGTGAAAATTTTAGTGTCTAAAAATTTAGAAGGAAGGATGAAATGGTGAAAAATAAAAAAGTGTTTACAGTTTTAGCTACAGCATTTTTGTTAACTTCCATCTCTGTTTCTGTATCGGCGGCAAGTTCTACACCAAATGCTTCGGATGCACCTGCCAGAATTGCTCAGGTTGTTCCAAGTAGCAATTTCGTAGATAATTTAAATACAACACAGATTGAGACTAATTCTACTGTTCAAGTTACTGATGTCCCTAATATCACTGTCCCTCTATCCACAGAGCCTGTGCAAGTTCTGACTGAGAAAAACGTTGCTGCAAGAGGAAGTAATGCTCCAACTAACTTTTGGAACTTGGCAAATAACTCTTATTCAGGTTCTTTCTCTTATGTAGAGGACTATGTATTTACGAATTATTATTTCCCTGTTAATGGTGAGAAAATAATATATATCAATGTTACTACTACCCCAGTGAATCATGGGGCAACTGGAAAATATAGAATTGTTGCTTATGAACTTACAACTGGAAATGTTGCTGCAACCTATAAGGGGACTGTTGGCATAACTGCAAATGCGATGTTCTATAATCTCAATCAAAGTAAGACATATTACTTTGGTATTTTGAATGATATGGATAGCCCAATAGATGGATCGCTTACAGTTTTTCACTAATAAAATGTTATATATCTGCCCAACGGCTTCGGCTGATGGGCATTTTTTTAATTCACTTTGTGAAAGTTTTTATTGAAAATAATGATTCTCTTATTGACAGCCCTTTAGTCACTATATTCACAAATTGAGAAGGCTCTTTCTGTGGAAGGTCAAAAGAATTGTATTCAAGTAAATGACTATAATTATGCATAATATAGATTGAACTTGAGAATTACATGTAGGGAAAAGTGGCGGAGGGGGATTTTGGAACTGTAGGAGCGACAGCGTCCGCCTTTAGGATTGGATTTCTAGCGCGATTCGCGGTTAAATTCAGGAAATCCAAACCTAACAGCGGCCGGAAGTCCAAACATTCTCTGTAGTCACGACCAATCCCAAAATAGAAGAATTATAAGTTCAATCTATAGGTACAAAATGATTCAATAAAAAATAGTGTAATATCATTGAGAACACCAAACAGCGTTATAAATAGTGGAGATGCTTGGTCTCCACAGAGAAAAGGATCACAGAGCGGAATAGTAAGCCGCCTGTGATCCTGCTATTAAATGTAAAATGAATTAGAATACCTCGTAATTATGGCCATAGTTATTATCCCAATACGTTTGACCGCCAGTTGTATACTCAATCGAATATTTAACATTTGTAGCACCCGGAACATTGATGCTGTAATTCCAGTTTTCAACAGTGTTGAAATTATTCAAAGAGCCAGTATAAACGGCGTAGGCCTCATGAGTCGTCGCCCAGTCGTCCGTTGTGTACAGTATTTTTACTGATTTTGCCGGATTCAGGTTCTTCACATAGATATTTCCGCTGAATTCACCATTGCTCAGAGTACTATTGGCGTTAAGCACATTGGGTTCTCCCAAAATCACGGATCTTAGGGGAACTGTATGATTCACTTGATTGTAATAATTCGCTCCCCCGTTGTTATCCCAATAGGTCTGGTTATTCACTTCGTATTTGATTGCGAATTTTATGAAGTCCAGATTTTTCAACTCCAAATGATCTGTTGAAGAATCAGTTCTGGAAATGCCAAAATGCCATTTCTCATGGTTTACATCCGCCGCCCCAACATAAGATGCACTCGTATCATACCAATTTGTGTTATCTGTCGTGTAGTGGACAGTCACATTCTTCACGGGTCCCAGATTAGCAACTTCAATATTGCCGCTGAATCCGACATATCCAGGTTTATAAATAACGCCGACATCCGAGTCAATAAGCTTTACCTCATTACCGCTGGCAAATGCCGATCCGGCAAAGGATACACCAAAAATCAGAGTAAACATCATCAATCCAGCAAAAAGTTTTTTCATTGCTTTCACAGTTCTCGCTCCTCTAATTTAAAATTTTTACACCTGAGTCTGAGCCGACAAGGAAGACATACATTTGAACGCGTTATTGTTCTTTCATCCCTCCCTTAACACTTTGAAACCAAATTGAAATTTACGGAAAGGAAATCATTTCCTGTTAATACAATAATCTTAATTGGGCTTGATGTAAATAGTAAAATAGTAACATAATTTATATATTAAGTAAGGCGACTTTCACACCTGAAAAAATGTACAGACTAACTGGATACTGTAGCACGGAATTAACCGTCTTGGGAGAAGGCGGTTTTTTTCGTTTCAAAAAAGGAAGGACTCGCCGTCTATACGATCAACTTAATGCAATCTTTATCCGCTCATACAAACCCTGACCCTGAATTAATGCCTTGAGTGCTATTCTAAACCGGTAGCTAAATATGACATTCAGGAAAGGATCTTTATGATGGATGAATTTTTGAAAAATGCCGGGTTGATCGCAATCATGATCGTGGTGCTTTATACCATTAAGAAGATTTATGACTACATTGATTTAAAGAGGGCAGGCGACTATGAAGATGATGAATTCTGACAATCTTAATGCAATCTTTATTCTCTCATGCAAACCCTAACCCTGAACTAATGGCATAGATGGTACGCTGAATCAGTAGTTAAAAGCAGAGATGAGAGAATGTTGGAGAGGAGTGCGAAGGATATGATGGACATGTATATGGTGGTGGCACTCGCTGTGTTTTTCGGTATGTTCTATGCGTTTGCACAGTGGTGTGGGCACGTCATCGACGATAAAGGGGGGAAAGAGCAATGACAGTGGTCCTGATCGCAACGATGCTGTTGTTTCTCTATTTGGTCTACGCCCTGATTCATCCGGAGAAATTTTAGGCAGTGCGGTAATAAACAGCAAGACATATAGAGCATTGAGCTGAAGCTCATTAAATGAAGGAGGGGCATTCGTGGGTATTATACAAATCGTCGTAGTCATTGCCATACTGCTGCTACTGGTTAAACCGGTAGGAACTTATTTATATCATGTGTTCTCAAATGAACCAAACCGGTTGGACCGGATCTTTGGGGGATTCGAGCGAGGCATATACAAGGTAAGTGGCCTGAAAAACCGTGAAGGGATGTCCTGGAAGACCTATGCACTCAGCTTTCTTTCTACCAACATTGTGCTGGTTGTGTTCGGTTATCTGGTTCTCCGCCTGCAGGGCGGACTGCCTGTAAATCCGAATGGAATTACCGAGCTGGAGCAGACCCTTACGTTTAACACGGTAATCAGCTTCATGACTAACACTAATCTGCAGCATTACAGTGGGGAGACCGGTCTTTCCTATTTCTCGCAGATGGCGGTTATCACCATGATGATGTTCACATCGGCAGCCAGCGGTTTTTCCGTAGCAGCAGCTTTTGTGAGAGGGATTACCGGTAAAAATTCACTGGGGAATTTCTTCGAAGACTTCGTCAAGGCGATTATTCGGGTGTTCCTGCCGCTTGCACTGCTTGTAACAATGGCTTTAGTAGCACTGCATGTTCCGCAGACATTAAAACCTACACTGGAGGTAACTACGCTGGAGGGTGCTGCTCAACAGATTGCGATCGGGCCGGTTGCCTCACTGGAATCCATCAAGCATCTGGGAACGAATGGCGGAGGATTCTTCGGGGCGAATTCCGCACATCCATTTGAAAATCCGTCACCGCTTACCAATGTCATTGAAATCCTGTCCATGTGGATGCTGCCCGCATCCTTGCCTTATATGTACGGACTGTTCGCTAAGAATAAACGGCAGGGCTGGGGCATCTTTGCGGCCATGATGACTTTGTTCGTACTGCTGTTGTCGCTCAATTATGCTGCGGAGATCAAAGGAAATCCGGCAATGGCAGACCTGGGCATTGAAACTTCTCAAGGCAGCATGGAAGGAAAAGAAGTTCGCTTCGGTGTACCGCAATCCTCCTTGTTTACGGCAGTAACAACCGCAGCGACAACAGGTAGCGTCAATAATATGCATGATACCCAAACCCCGCTGGGAAGTATTACGCCGCTTGCGCTAATGATGCTGAATAACGTCTTCGGTGGCAAAGGCGTGGGCCTTATCAATATGCTGATGTACGCCGTGCTTGCGGTCTTCCTGTGCGGGCTGATGGTGGGGAGGACGCCGGAATTCCTCGGTCGAAAGATTGAAGCGAGGGAGATGAAGCTGATCGCGGTGGCGATACTGATTCATCCGCTGATCATTCTGGCACCGACAGCAGCCTCATTCCTGACGGATCTGGGGCAAGGCGCTATTAGCAATAGCGGGTACCACGGTCTGACGCAAGTGTTATATGAATACACTTCCTCTGCTGCCAACAACGGTTCAGGTTTCGAAGGACTTGCGGACAACAGCACATTCTGGAATGTGATGACTGGTATCGTAATGCTGCTAGGACGCTATATCTCAATCATTGCAATGCTCGCCGTTGCAGGTTCCCTGATCCGCAAGCAACCCGTACCGGAGACAATCGGCACATTCCGTACAGACAACGGTCTGTTCACCGGCATCTTGATCGGTACGGTGCTGATCATTGGTGCGCTGACATTTCTGCCGGTCGTGGTCCTGGGACCGATTGCTGAACATTTGACTCTACGGTAGGAAAGAGGGAGAAATAGAGATGAGTACTGTACAAAAAAAGAAGCTGCTGAGTGGGCCTATTATACGAAGTGCAGTCAAGGACAGCTTTATCAAGCTGAATCCGATGACGCTAATGAAGAATCCGGTCATGTTTGTTGTTGAAATTGGAACGATTATTGTTCTGCTGATGATTCTCGCCCCTGGTTATTTCGACGCAGAGGAGGCTAGAGGCTTCAATATAGCTGTCTTCTTCATA carries:
- a CDS encoding 5' nucleotidase, NT5C type; its protein translation is MRKPIIAVDMDDTICHLVKRAIYHNNNDFPTHLLRYEDMLDWDTDHLRHPDCTQEIFYGRPGLFEELEVFDEHVVGEMEKLHNAYDVIIVTAAQPKTVIEKWNWLQKHMPFIPIENFFPCKRKTLINYDLLIDDGVHNLVPALQEGRKVLCIPHPWNLKAREQYAFPLLTTWQGAKEQVDLILGGQPVSS
- the kdpF gene encoding K(+)-transporting ATPase subunit F, with product MTVVLIATMLLFLYLVYALIHPEKF
- a CDS encoding carbohydrate-binding protein, yielding MKKLFAGLMMFTLIFGVSFAGSAFASGNEVKLIDSDVGVIYKPGYVGFSGNIEVANLGPVKNVTVHYTTDNTNWYDTSASYVGAADVNHEKWHFGISRTDSSTDHLELKNLDFIKFAIKYEVNNQTYWDNNGGANYYNQVNHTVPLRSVILGEPNVLNANSTLSNGEFSGNIYVKNLNPAKSVKILYTTDDWATTHEAYAVYTGSLNNFNTVENWNYSINVPGATNVKYSIEYTTGGQTYWDNNYGHNYEVF
- a CDS encoding sensor histidine kinase; translated protein: MATNCTGSASEFEQIPDLPEEKRLGRLKIFFGYAAGVGKTCAMLSAAHEEQKAGIDVAAGCIESHHRPETLILLKGLELMPPLEVTHNGILTEEFDLDRAIRRRPDLILLDDLAHINAAGSRHKKRYQDISELLRAGIHVYTTINVQHIESLQDVVASITGISVEERIPDSVFDSADQVELVDIEPDDLIDRLNKGNIYPDEEAQRANAHLYIKEKLTALREIALRYTANQLNRIASHIGTQVKTNEYYAKDHVLVCLSSAATNKKVIRTAARMAEAFHGEFTALFVETPKTQKLTQKNKAELRANFRLAEQLGAQIATVYGEDIPGQIAEYAKASRVSKIVVGRSHNKKKWFAKANLADKLTASAPNIDIYIIPDTQPTFYKRFPQYVSYPELSLADTAKTTGILVVCTLIGLWFNYLGFREANIITVYILGVLLNAMVTGGRLYSAVSSVVSVLVFNYFFTKPYFSLQAYGSGYPVTFLVMLSASFITSTLTMRVKEQARQSAQKAYRTEVLLETSRKLQQAKDTTAIIHETAQQMVKLLDRTIIFYPVQQDSLSEPLVFLKEESAVDPQEFSGGNEQAVADWVYKNNKRAGATTDTFSAASCLYHAVRGGDCVFAVAAIAMDKEDPLEVFEKSLMIAMLGECALALEKEMLNEKQKEISIQIQQEQLRANLLRGISHDLRTPLTSISGNAGILIGNSKVLSEEQKKGLYTDIYDDSMWLINLVENLLSITRIDNGSLNLNMQGELLEEVIAEALLHIHRSSIDHMISTVLDEELLMAKMDSRLIIQVLINIVDNAIKYTGTGSHITVSARRDKEMVSVEISDDGPGIPEEAKAKLFDMFYTADNIRGDGRRGLGLGLSLCKSIVTAHGGTISVKDNVPQGTVFRFTLQAVEVVVHE
- the kdpA gene encoding potassium-transporting ATPase subunit KdpA, giving the protein MGIIQIVVVIAILLLLVKPVGTYLYHVFSNEPNRLDRIFGGFERGIYKVSGLKNREGMSWKTYALSFLSTNIVLVVFGYLVLRLQGGLPVNPNGITELEQTLTFNTVISFMTNTNLQHYSGETGLSYFSQMAVITMMMFTSAASGFSVAAAFVRGITGKNSLGNFFEDFVKAIIRVFLPLALLVTMALVALHVPQTLKPTLEVTTLEGAAQQIAIGPVASLESIKHLGTNGGGFFGANSAHPFENPSPLTNVIEILSMWMLPASLPYMYGLFAKNKRQGWGIFAAMMTLFVLLLSLNYAAEIKGNPAMADLGIETSQGSMEGKEVRFGVPQSSLFTAVTTAATTGSVNNMHDTQTPLGSITPLALMMLNNVFGGKGVGLINMLMYAVLAVFLCGLMVGRTPEFLGRKIEAREMKLIAVAILIHPLIILAPTAASFLTDLGQGAISNSGYHGLTQVLYEYTSSAANNGSGFEGLADNSTFWNVMTGIVMLLGRYISIIAMLAVAGSLIRKQPVPETIGTFRTDNGLFTGILIGTVLIIGALTFLPVVVLGPIAEHLTLR
- a CDS encoding IS110 family transposase, with protein sequence MKSNRNDRTNQRIERISMQHAVVGIDIAKDAHAAQMTDFRGRSLTPRHLSFPNTLEGFEKFLRWVREAQSKHRLTSLLIGLEPTGHYWFNLANWLLQQGIEVVLVNPVTTHRNKENRDNSPSKNDPKDALVIADVVSRGYYTDYVTQAAVFERLKTLMSDREYWVKQSTSLGNRIVRWIDLYFPEFRQVFPDWTVLRSLASLHACPMPCDLKRLSIDEVIDHWRKQGMRRASGVSGRAKAAALLAAATHSIGDTRATEEARQDIRRLLQTYEHVVAMLGEMDEAIQSILTEIPLAEQLRSICGLGNMTLAAILASAGDLRLYAHGRQLLRRAGLNLAECTSGKFKGQIKLSKRGDSTLRKHLYWGMLNLVRQNPDFKRWHAHNQAQGMKKQASLFKLIGKLARILIGMVQRGETYRSALAAPVAA
- a CDS encoding response regulator, with the translated sequence MNKPLILVVEDDKPIRKLITTTLETQGYKYHTAETGQASILEAVSKQPDIMILDLGLPDMDGVDIIKKVRAWSNIPIIVVSARSEDRDKIDALDAGADDYLTKPFSVEELLARLRVSLRRIRYDSDKLLKDASIFTNGSLRIDYSAGIVLLDEEEIHLTPIEYKLICLLAKNVGKVLTHNYILHEVWGSHTYDIPALRVFMATLRKKIEKLPSQPKYIQTHIGVGYRMLQVGDDTK